One segment of Allorhodopirellula heiligendammensis DNA contains the following:
- a CDS encoding metallopeptidase, with product MILKLARLAALCTAFVVFTTPSSAGDLDCNYDSGATLRHPVVLLRGTVDGDSGRGQSPQVRVGNSVAPCLWREQQFKALVRLNEGENTISVGDRTLVLHYRPSTNPHYVRLIWMTDSTGETDFATPAEQGPQDYKEKLATAAELMQAFTADRMMALGLPPQTFRLERDENLRPVVHTWAQPQTKDAYYALDSQAWWHDVRKWIDREHPDAMAKNVVLAAYTRKDPESGEMLAHTALGGANLGLFGSASVFSWPSSLDQAFSCFQDSSAYATTAIHNDSNGRSVIWGLASTTIGATLHELSHAFGLPHCEDNLCIMTRGFDYFNRAFTFADAPSDRNRNALAFEPHQEAHFGAECTTQLAVSPWLRAEQSPPTSR from the coding sequence ATGATTTTAAAACTCGCACGTCTGGCCGCTCTGTGCACCGCCTTCGTCGTCTTCACGACGCCGTCTTCGGCTGGTGATTTGGACTGCAACTACGATAGCGGTGCAACGCTTCGGCATCCCGTGGTTTTGCTCAGAGGTACTGTCGATGGGGATTCCGGCCGCGGGCAGTCCCCTCAGGTCAGAGTAGGAAATTCGGTCGCGCCGTGCCTATGGCGGGAGCAGCAGTTCAAAGCCTTGGTGCGATTAAACGAGGGTGAGAACACCATTTCTGTGGGGGACCGAACGCTCGTACTTCACTATCGCCCCTCGACGAATCCCCACTATGTGCGATTGATTTGGATGACGGATTCGACTGGCGAGACCGACTTTGCGACGCCCGCGGAACAAGGGCCACAAGACTACAAAGAAAAATTAGCGACTGCAGCCGAGCTGATGCAGGCGTTCACAGCCGACCGGATGATGGCGCTCGGATTGCCACCACAAACATTTCGTTTGGAGAGGGATGAAAACCTTCGGCCGGTGGTGCATACCTGGGCGCAACCCCAGACAAAAGACGCTTACTATGCACTGGACTCGCAAGCCTGGTGGCATGATGTGCGTAAGTGGATCGACCGTGAGCATCCTGACGCCATGGCGAAGAACGTCGTCTTGGCAGCCTACACACGCAAAGATCCCGAGTCAGGCGAGATGCTGGCTCACACAGCCTTGGGCGGTGCCAACCTAGGCCTCTTCGGCAGTGCATCGGTGTTCAGTTGGCCCAGTTCACTCGATCAAGCGTTCTCATGTTTTCAAGACTCCTCCGCATATGCAACTACCGCAATCCATAATGACAGCAATGGACGGAGTGTGATCTGGGGATTGGCCTCAACAACGATCGGGGCAACGCTGCACGAATTGTCCCACGCGTTCGGATTGCCTCATTGCGAGGACAACCTGTGCATCATGACGCGTGGTTTTGACTATTTCAATCGCGCATTCACCTTCGCTGACGCCCCGAGTGATCGGAACCGCAATGCGCTCGCATTTGAACCGCATCAGGAAGCTCATTTTGGAGCCGAGTGCACAACTCAGCTGGCAGTGTCTCCATGG
- a CDS encoding potassium/proton antiporter, giving the protein MVSVETGILITGVLLLLGIASNKFSSRMGVPVLVLFLLVGMLAGSEGIGGIEFENYTIANGIGTIALCVILFDGGLRTPFHTIRSAWKPAGMLATLGVFITALITGLAAAWILKLSILEGLLLGSIVGSTDAAVVFTVLRGGGVNIRRRLAETLEVESGSNDPMAIFLTVGLIQVLTGTVPFGLGLLNLFVSQIVFGTIAGVLVGGAGVWMLQRIRLDAAGLYPVLATALGLVSFGSAAALGGSGFLAVYLTGIVIGNRRPVFFRGILLFHDAAAWICQILMFIALGILSFPSRLWDVAPQALMISAVLMFVARPIAVFACASPFRFSARELLFLSWVGLKGAVPITLATFPMLADLSGAPLIFDTVFFVVLISALVQGWSLPTVAKYLKLVVPTRRPPPVTLEISSLRNVEADIVEYFVDDSCHAADCMIKDLALPAGVVVALIVRDERIIPPQGRTQIEVGDHVIVVLNPQVRTMVDRVFAHGQQPLTSLPTALEFPLRGSITVGEVERFYGFNLHGRPEETLDELMRERLGEGGVRLAASSRFEQIELVVRELSASGLIEHVGMVILPEPEVSDVPAPEPSPTAAPGIPSSHGKAPSDTP; this is encoded by the coding sequence ATGGTAAGTGTTGAAACAGGCATCCTCATCACGGGTGTTCTACTGCTGCTGGGTATCGCTTCGAACAAGTTTTCGTCGCGAATGGGCGTGCCCGTGCTGGTGCTGTTTCTCCTCGTCGGAATGCTGGCGGGATCCGAAGGCATCGGCGGAATTGAGTTTGAGAATTACACGATTGCGAATGGCATCGGTACCATTGCGTTATGCGTGATCTTGTTTGACGGCGGACTTCGCACACCCTTTCACACGATCCGCTCGGCTTGGAAGCCCGCAGGGATGTTGGCAACGTTGGGTGTGTTCATCACCGCGTTGATTACCGGCCTGGCGGCGGCCTGGATCCTGAAGCTATCGATCTTAGAAGGCTTGCTGTTGGGCAGTATCGTCGGGTCGACCGACGCGGCGGTGGTCTTCACAGTGCTGCGCGGCGGTGGCGTGAATATTCGTCGCAGACTGGCCGAGACGCTTGAGGTGGAAAGTGGGTCCAACGACCCGATGGCTATCTTCTTGACCGTTGGACTGATCCAGGTGCTTACAGGCACCGTGCCCTTCGGGCTCGGCCTGTTGAACTTGTTCGTCAGCCAAATTGTCTTTGGCACCATCGCCGGTGTTCTCGTTGGGGGCGCGGGGGTTTGGATGCTGCAGCGCATTCGTTTGGACGCCGCAGGGCTGTACCCGGTTTTGGCCACCGCGTTAGGACTGGTTTCCTTTGGGTCGGCGGCAGCGTTGGGAGGCAGTGGTTTTCTCGCGGTGTACCTAACGGGGATCGTGATTGGCAACCGACGGCCCGTTTTCTTCCGCGGGATCCTGTTGTTTCACGATGCCGCTGCTTGGATTTGTCAGATACTGATGTTTATCGCATTGGGAATCTTGTCGTTTCCAAGTCGTCTGTGGGACGTGGCCCCACAGGCACTCATGATTTCAGCTGTGCTGATGTTCGTCGCGCGGCCAATTGCAGTGTTCGCCTGCGCGTCCCCGTTTCGGTTTTCCGCTCGCGAGCTATTGTTTTTATCGTGGGTGGGTCTGAAAGGAGCCGTCCCCATCACGCTCGCGACATTCCCGATGTTGGCGGACCTCTCCGGTGCTCCGCTCATTTTCGATACAGTGTTTTTTGTCGTCCTCATTTCAGCGCTGGTGCAAGGGTGGTCGCTTCCTACGGTTGCCAAGTACCTGAAGCTGGTTGTCCCGACGCGACGGCCGCCTCCGGTGACACTGGAGATCAGTTCGCTACGAAACGTCGAAGCGGACATTGTTGAGTATTTCGTCGACGATTCGTGTCACGCCGCTGACTGCATGATTAAGGACTTGGCTTTGCCTGCCGGGGTCGTTGTCGCCCTGATCGTACGCGATGAACGAATCATCCCGCCGCAAGGCCGCACTCAGATTGAAGTGGGGGACCATGTCATTGTCGTACTCAACCCTCAGGTCCGCACCATGGTCGATCGTGTGTTCGCGCACGGACAGCAGCCATTGACCAGCCTGCCGACGGCGCTGGAGTTTCCTCTTCGCGGCTCGATCACGGTCGGTGAAGTGGAGCGATTCTATGGATTCAACCTGCATGGCAGGCCCGAGGAAACGCTGGATGAGCTGATGCGTGAACGACTGGGTGAGGGAGGTGTCCGCTTGGCAGCGTCGTCGCGTTTTGAGCAGATCGAGTTAGTCGTTCGCGAGTTATCGGCCTCGGGATTGATCGAGCATGTAGGAATGGTCATTTTGCCTGAGCCCGAAGTATCGGACGTACCTGCGCCGGAGCCATCACCAACGGCCGCTCCGGGCATTCCGTCATCTCATGGAAAAGCCCCGAGCGATACACCTTAA
- a CDS encoding serine hydrolase domain-containing protein, which produces MKLLVLPPIVLLLLISIASGEDLVISNWTEHGLSPESRASLESHLFESVDEGNVPGGSILILHAGEVIFRKGFGYAHLRHERPFSADAPFRIASLSKSIIATLTVILDERGDLDLDSPIDRYLPSASRLRLGSGAQPERLPTIAECLKHTAGFISDYDDGGRPWLVYTGRGKSLAEVVELEIEMPMARRPGESFAYSGIGYDIVGRVIEKVCDQPLDEVLQQELCQPLGMLDTTYFPDERTRQQMPSFYWQWRSDGHFRRQLDREQIPRDEYKSVGGGIVSTLDDLARFLLLHRNRGLVGNESFVDPITLERMYWRQKPGAFYGLGFTLGPQADDALPNWIFHSGSSGTMMWWDRQRDVIAIIATQHRRSAGEQKPGTPAQISLDTPSWQAMTKSQWIDPILEDIEIVERPNTRSR; this is translated from the coding sequence ATGAAATTATTGGTACTGCCTCCAATTGTTCTGCTTCTATTGATCTCCATCGCGAGCGGGGAGGACTTAGTCATCAGTAATTGGACAGAGCATGGCCTCTCGCCGGAATCGCGAGCATCACTTGAATCTCATTTGTTCGAGAGTGTCGATGAAGGCAACGTCCCGGGCGGTTCAATCCTGATCTTGCATGCAGGCGAAGTGATTTTTCGGAAAGGATTCGGATACGCACACCTTCGCCACGAGCGACCGTTCTCTGCGGATGCGCCGTTCCGGATTGCCTCGCTTTCAAAATCCATCATCGCCACACTCACGGTCATTCTCGATGAGCGGGGCGATCTCGATTTAGACTCACCCATTGACCGCTATCTGCCGTCCGCGAGCAGGTTGCGTCTAGGGTCGGGAGCTCAGCCCGAACGATTGCCCACGATCGCCGAGTGCCTGAAACACACTGCCGGGTTCATCTCCGACTACGACGACGGCGGGCGACCCTGGCTGGTGTACACCGGACGAGGAAAATCGCTGGCAGAGGTGGTGGAACTCGAGATCGAGATGCCGATGGCTCGCCGTCCAGGGGAATCGTTCGCCTATAGCGGCATTGGATACGACATTGTGGGGCGAGTGATCGAAAAGGTGTGTGATCAACCACTCGACGAAGTGCTGCAGCAGGAGCTTTGCCAACCCCTGGGCATGCTCGACACGACGTACTTTCCGGACGAGAGAACACGCCAGCAGATGCCAAGCTTCTATTGGCAATGGCGTAGCGACGGTCACTTTCGCCGTCAGCTCGATCGCGAGCAGATACCCCGTGATGAATACAAGAGTGTCGGCGGCGGTATCGTATCGACCCTCGATGACTTGGCACGTTTCCTACTGTTGCATCGCAACCGCGGACTTGTGGGCAATGAATCCTTCGTCGACCCCATCACTCTCGAGCGGATGTATTGGCGGCAGAAACCGGGGGCGTTCTACGGACTCGGGTTCACCCTCGGTCCGCAAGCGGACGATGCGCTTCCGAACTGGATTTTCCACAGTGGTTCGTCGGGCACGATGATGTGGTGGGATCGTCAACGCGACGTGATTGCAATCATCGCGACGCAGCATCGCCGCAGTGCCGGCGAGCAGAAGCCTGGAACGCCAGCTCAGATTTCGCTCGACACGCCCAGTTGGCAAGCGATGACGAAATCTCAATGGATTGATCCCATCCTCGAGGACATCGAAATCGTCGAGCGTCCAAACACTCGTTCTCGCTAG
- a CDS encoding accessory factor UbiK family protein, with product MRRIPQQLLLAFCVAAPLAVTYQAARDSAGAQEAGNDPRMKLNDGIPPAALLTDRGRELADSLKNLRRTRANLGPKHPTLPVIEQAISDTEKQLQAWLPNGTENENPFKTRDAAPRESSLDVGKNSSPAGMNSTDLRQLVLRLHERVEALEARVQALERLRN from the coding sequence ATGAGACGCATACCTCAACAGCTACTCCTGGCGTTCTGCGTCGCGGCCCCACTTGCGGTAACGTACCAAGCGGCGCGCGATAGCGCAGGGGCGCAGGAGGCTGGAAACGACCCCCGAATGAAGCTCAATGACGGTATCCCGCCGGCCGCTCTGTTGACCGACCGCGGACGCGAGCTCGCCGATAGCCTTAAGAATCTTCGGAGGACCCGGGCCAACCTCGGTCCGAAGCACCCCACGCTGCCAGTTATCGAACAGGCCATTTCTGATACCGAGAAGCAGCTGCAGGCCTGGCTTCCGAACGGGACTGAAAACGAAAATCCATTTAAAACGCGAGATGCAGCACCGCGGGAGTCTAGCTTGGACGTGGGAAAGAACTCATCGCCAGCGGGGATGAATAGCACCGACCTGCGGCAACTGGTCCTTCGCCTCCATGAGAGAGTAGAAGCCTTGGAAGCGAGAGTTCAAGCCCTTGAGCGATTGCGGAACTAG
- a CDS encoding 3-keto-disaccharide hydrolase yields MTIKLWLTGVLLMAWSCTPARSAEDVAASADADSSMVVRAAVDDTGPGWRSLVESDFTAVNSAENTWSWSDGTLHCTGKPVSVLRTSKPVKNFELVVEWMHERAAGNSGVFVWTTPESIEKLTTDGKPGLPAGIEVQILDHGYTDMIKARGQNSDWFGTNGDVFPVRVKMTPFPPLSPDGSRSFPRKHLAKGHGNWNQYYVRAINGEVRLWVNGEEVSGGTNIEPAEGYLCLESEGSPIQFRKLRIRELP; encoded by the coding sequence ATGACAATTAAGCTCTGGTTGACCGGCGTTCTCTTGATGGCATGGAGTTGCACACCAGCCCGTTCCGCCGAAGACGTGGCGGCTTCCGCTGATGCCGATTCGAGCATGGTCGTTCGCGCCGCGGTCGATGACACAGGTCCCGGGTGGCGGTCTCTCGTCGAATCTGACTTCACGGCCGTCAACAGCGCTGAAAATACTTGGTCTTGGTCCGACGGCACGCTGCATTGCACCGGGAAGCCCGTGAGTGTTCTGCGAACCAGCAAGCCCGTGAAGAACTTTGAACTGGTTGTCGAGTGGATGCATGAGCGAGCAGCCGGAAACTCGGGAGTCTTCGTTTGGACCACGCCAGAATCGATCGAGAAACTCACCACCGACGGTAAGCCAGGGCTGCCTGCTGGGATTGAAGTCCAGATACTGGATCATGGGTACACGGACATGATCAAGGCACGCGGACAAAATTCAGATTGGTTCGGCACCAACGGCGACGTGTTCCCCGTGCGAGTCAAGATGACACCGTTTCCACCGCTGTCACCCGATGGCAGCCGCAGCTTCCCACGAAAACATTTGGCGAAAGGGCACGGCAACTGGAACCAATACTATGTGCGGGCGATCAATGGCGAAGTTCGATTGTGGGTCAACGGAGAAGAAGTCTCCGGAGGGACGAACATCGAGCCGGCCGAAGGTTATCTTTGTTTAGAAAGCGAAGGTTCGCCAATTCAATTTCGCAAGCTCCGTATTCGCGAGTTGCCCTAG
- a CDS encoding YdcF family protein, translated as MLCLTLACFFAASSATVRGWLITPLYVHDQQAEGEVAYVMADGPAMWERLRAAADLYHLRRVNQVVLLNEQQSAGFNFVRHRSDSRLQREIDFLELLGVPAADIQSIDADGDDWLSSRSEAMGVFQELPEVKRLVVVTSPPHTRRSRLCFTRTYPPETQVSIYSAALPAESAETHLPIWIEYVKLAIYWLVV; from the coding sequence TTGCTGTGCCTCACCCTCGCGTGCTTCTTCGCCGCGTCGTCTGCTACCGTACGAGGGTGGTTGATCACTCCGCTCTATGTTCATGATCAACAGGCGGAAGGCGAGGTCGCTTATGTGATGGCCGATGGCCCAGCGATGTGGGAACGCCTACGCGCCGCCGCCGACCTCTACCACCTCCGCCGTGTCAACCAAGTCGTGCTGCTCAATGAACAGCAATCGGCGGGATTTAACTTCGTCCGCCACCGTAGCGACAGCCGACTGCAGCGTGAAATCGATTTTTTGGAGCTGCTCGGAGTTCCCGCCGCAGATATCCAATCGATCGACGCCGACGGCGACGATTGGTTGAGCTCACGCAGTGAAGCGATGGGAGTTTTCCAAGAGTTGCCAGAGGTCAAGCGACTTGTCGTTGTCACCTCACCACCGCACACTCGTCGCAGTCGACTCTGCTTCACGCGTACCTACCCCCCTGAAACCCAGGTTTCCATCTATTCTGCCGCGTTGCCTGCTGAGAGCGCTGAAACGCACTTACCGATCTGGATCGAATACGTCAAACTGGCAATCTACTGGTTGGTTGTTTGA
- a CDS encoding FemAB family XrtA/PEP-CTERM system-associated protein codes for MSRHPYAPRLASHDMHWLTSLQRGFGHTAYLLEARDAGAVVGLLPLLFVKGPIFGKFLVSLPYVNTGGVWADSLPAATALVDRACGLADELEVKYLELRHEKPIEHPSFNFQRTDKVHMRLALPATDEELETSFKSKLRSQIRKSGEHGLEVSFDGLSVLDDFYAVFAHNMRDLGTPVFSKQLFRSIIAEFGGDAEFCVVRHEGQTIAGGLLVHRGGVTEVPSASCLRAFNRTNANMLMYRHLLQRAIQRGSHTFDFGRSSEGSGTYKFKAQWGARPFPACWQYYVRTGDPNEMRPDAGGNQRLIRIWQRLPVWLTKCIGPPIVRGIP; via the coding sequence ATGTCCCGCCATCCCTATGCTCCGCGTTTAGCCAGCCATGATATGCATTGGCTGACAAGTTTGCAGCGAGGGTTCGGTCATACGGCCTATCTGCTCGAAGCGCGAGATGCGGGTGCGGTCGTTGGACTGCTGCCGCTCCTGTTTGTAAAAGGCCCCATCTTCGGAAAATTCTTGGTCAGTCTACCGTACGTCAACACCGGTGGTGTTTGGGCTGACTCGCTACCAGCCGCCACTGCGTTGGTAGACCGGGCTTGCGGGCTCGCTGACGAACTCGAGGTCAAGTACTTGGAGTTACGCCATGAGAAGCCCATTGAGCATCCCAGTTTCAACTTTCAACGCACCGACAAGGTGCACATGCGGCTAGCCCTGCCTGCTACCGATGAGGAGCTCGAAACATCCTTCAAGTCAAAACTGCGTAGCCAGATCAGAAAATCAGGCGAGCACGGGCTGGAGGTTTCTTTCGATGGTTTGTCGGTACTCGACGATTTCTATGCAGTGTTTGCCCATAACATGCGAGACTTAGGGACACCCGTGTTCTCGAAGCAACTGTTTCGGTCAATCATCGCCGAGTTTGGCGGTGATGCGGAGTTCTGCGTCGTCCGTCACGAAGGTCAGACGATCGCTGGCGGATTGCTGGTCCACCGTGGTGGTGTTACCGAGGTCCCCAGCGCTAGTTGCCTGCGAGCTTTCAATCGTACCAACGCGAACATGCTGATGTATCGCCATTTGTTGCAGCGAGCGATTCAACGAGGCAGCCACACGTTTGATTTTGGACGCTCCAGCGAGGGCAGTGGGACCTACAAATTCAAAGCCCAGTGGGGGGCGAGACCGTTCCCGGCCTGCTGGCAGTATTATGTCCGCACGGGCGACCCCAACGAGATGCGCCCGGATGCCGGCGGGAACCAACGCCTCATTCGGATTTGGCAACGACTGCCTGTGTGGCTGACCAAGTGCATCGGCCCGCCCATTGTCCGCGGAATTCCCTAG
- a CDS encoding endonuclease/exonuclease/phosphatase family protein, with translation MTKTLLLTLAVLCLGLTSAQTSLAAELHVMTFNLWHGGEAGGEPLEKSIDAIRLAKADIVGLQETLGRAVDGVRPDNGAKIAKMMGWHYLDQGGSTGILSRFPILASTPKKWGAKIELSPGRELMFFNVHFPHAPYQPYQLLRIPYANAPFLETESQAIDAAQKARGSELTSLLAELRISFDMREPVILTGDFNEPSHQDWTERAAATRKCPLKVEFPTTQRVTEVGMVDAWRAIYPNEVVEPGLTWTTTTSISDPHDHHDRIDFIFVSPHGLTTMHAATVGEQGGADIELGAWPSDHRAVVATLASE, from the coding sequence ATGACTAAAACGCTGTTGCTGACCCTCGCTGTACTGTGTTTGGGACTGACGTCCGCGCAGACTTCGCTCGCCGCCGAACTACACGTGATGACGTTCAATCTCTGGCATGGCGGAGAGGCGGGCGGTGAGCCGCTGGAAAAATCAATTGATGCGATTCGCCTGGCGAAAGCGGACATTGTTGGTCTTCAGGAAACGCTCGGTCGGGCCGTCGATGGCGTACGACCAGACAACGGAGCAAAAATTGCGAAGATGATGGGTTGGCACTATCTGGACCAGGGCGGCAGCACGGGGATTTTGAGCCGATTCCCAATTCTTGCCAGCACGCCCAAGAAATGGGGGGCGAAGATCGAGCTGTCCCCGGGGCGTGAGTTGATGTTTTTCAATGTGCATTTTCCTCATGCTCCCTATCAGCCTTACCAATTGCTGAGAATCCCCTACGCCAATGCCCCTTTCTTAGAGACCGAATCACAAGCGATCGATGCAGCCCAGAAGGCTCGTGGAAGCGAACTGACCAGCCTGTTGGCAGAGCTGCGCATCAGTTTCGACATGCGGGAGCCAGTGATCTTAACCGGTGACTTCAACGAGCCGTCTCATCAAGATTGGACGGAGCGGGCGGCGGCGACGAGAAAATGCCCGCTTAAAGTAGAGTTTCCGACAACTCAGCGGGTTACCGAGGTGGGAATGGTTGATGCTTGGCGAGCAATTTACCCCAACGAAGTTGTGGAGCCGGGGCTGACCTGGACGACGACCACGTCGATATCGGATCCACACGACCATCACGACCGCATCGATTTCATCTTTGTCAGCCCTCATGGGCTAACAACGATGCACGCCGCGACAGTGGGGGAACAAGGCGGCGCCGATATTGAACTTGGCGCTTGGCCATCGGATCATCGCGCCGTCGTGGCAACACTCGCTAGCGAATAA